The Thermothielavioides terrestris NRRL 8126 chromosome 2, complete sequence genome includes a region encoding these proteins:
- a CDS encoding mitochondrial 54S ribosomal protein RML2 yields MLQPRLRPLAAGAASMASLCHRAFRLNTARSYSSEVQNEATNTSGNANTSLSAPSTELQAVKMRTYKPRTPGLRHLKRPINDHLWKGRPYLPLTFPKKGHGKGGRNNTGRITVRHRGGGHKRRIRIVDFKRWTPGPHTVERIEYDPGRSAHIALLTEQATGKKSYIVAAEGMRAGDVVQSYRAGIPQDLLDSMGGVIDPGILAARTAWRGNCLPLHMIPVGTMVYNVGSRPDGGAVFCRSAGTYATIVSKEEETRDDGTKVVTGKHVIVRLQSGEVRKVSKDACATIGVASNIMHQHRQLGKAGRSRRLNIRPTVRGVAMNANDHPHGGGRGKSKGNKHPVSPWGQPAKGGFKTRKKSNVNKWVVTPRVRNMGRRRNKKTA; encoded by the exons ATGTTGCAGCCGCGGCTCCGTCCCCTGGCTGCTGGGGCAGCCTCTATGGCCTCTCTATGCCACCGAGCTTTCCGTCTCAACACCGCCCGAAGTTACTCGAGCGAAGTGCAAAACGAAGCCACGAATACGTCCGGCAACGCCAACACCAGTCTCAGCGCCCCGTCGACTGAATTGCAAGCAGTCAAGATGCGAACGTACAAGCCACGGACACCAGGTCTTCGGCACCTCAAGCGACCCATCAACGACCATCTGTGGAAGGGTAGACCGTATCTGCCGCTGACCTTCCCCAAAAAGGGCCATGGGAAAGGTGGTAGGAACAACACTGGGCGCATCACCGTCAGACATCGCGGAGGTGGCCACAAGCGCAGGATCCGCATCGTTGACTTCAAGCGGTGGACTCCCGGGCCACACACGGTCGAGCGCATCGAGTACGACCCGGGCCGGAGCGCCCACATTGCCCTGTTGACGGAGCAGGCGACGGGCAAGAAGAGCTACATcgtggcggccgagggcatGCGGGCCGGCGACGTGGTGCAGAGCTACCGGGCTGGCATTCCCCAAGACTTGCTCGACAGCATGGGAGGCGTCATCGATCCCGGTATCCTGGCAGCGCGGACGGCGTGGAGGGGGAACTGCCTGCCGCTGCACATGATCCCCGTCGGCACGATGGTGTACAATGTCGGTTCCCggccggacggcggcgcggtgtTCTGCCGCAGTGCGGGGACCTACGCGACCATCGTCTCgaaagaggaggagacgCGCGACGACGGCACCAAGGTGGTGACGGGCAAGCACGTCATCGTCCGGCTGCAGAGCGGTGAAGTCCGCAAGGTCAGCAAGGACGCGTGCGCGACCATCGGCGTCGCCAGCAACATCATGCATCAGCACAGGCAGCTAGGCAAGGCCGGAAGAAGCCGGCGGCTGAACATCAGGCCCACGGTGAGAGGCGTGGCCATGAACGCTA ACGACCATCCCCACGGCGGTGGTCGCGGCAAGTCCAAGGGTAACAAACACCCCGTCAGTCCCTGGGGCCAGCCGGCCAAGGGCGGCTTCAAAACGCGCAAGAAGAGCAACGTCAACAAGTGGGTGGTCACTCCGCGGGTGCGGAACAtgggcaggcggcggaaCAAGAAGACCGCTTAA